Genomic segment of Arachis hypogaea cultivar Tifrunner chromosome 16, arahy.Tifrunner.gnm2.J5K5, whole genome shotgun sequence:
acaaaagaaataaagaaagaaataattaataaacaCATTATATAAATTGGCAGAAGGAATAGGAAATACATGAATATGTGAAGAGACATattgagagagtgagagagaaagagaaagaaagaaagaaagaaaagaagagatatCAAAAATGGATGTTGTGACTCAGATGCAGAGACAGCTGATCCAATACACTTCCTCCTTATTTCAAGAGGTATGTAACTTACTTAACTAATCTAATTAATCAACTATGCTATAATAAATTAAGGGTAGTTGAGTGATTtttgtgtttatttattatgtttgtaAATGAAGGGATTCTTAGATGATCAGTTTAACCAGCTTCAGCAACTTCAAGATGAGAGCAACCCtgaatttgttgttgaagttGTCACTCTCTTCTTTGAGGATGCTGAGAGGCTTCTTAATGAACTCTCTAAATCACTGCAAGTGTAAGTTAACTTCCATTTTGATCTCTTGCACTTAAAAATCATCATTCATTTCATTATGGTTATGCTGATGATCAATCCCAGAGAGCAAGAAAGCATTGATTTTAGAAGGGTGGATGCTCATGTTCACCAACTCAAGGGTAGCAGTTCCAGGtagtaattaatattaatatatgtaATTAATTCACTCTTTGTTATAAATATAAAGCTAAGGATAATTGATTATTGGGAAATACAGCATTGGAGCACAGAGAGTTCAGAGAGTCTGCATTGCTTTTAGAAACTTTTGTGAGCAGCAGAATGTTGAAGGGTAAGGTTAtggttttaattaattaatataatattattgttatatatggtTTATGTTTTGATTATGGTATTCATAATTCATCATCAGGTGCCTTAAAAGCTTGCAAGAGATAAAACAGGAGTATTCACTGGTCAAAACAAAACTTGAAACTCTCTTCAAGGTACAAGAGATTATTGCTGCCTCTTCATTAATCAATGTTAAATGTTTGTTGTATCACCTTAATTATATTTATTGCAGATGGAGAAGCAGCTATTTGCAGCAAGGGGTTCAATATCTAggtagaaggaagaagaaaaagcattcATCAATTTATGTGTTGTTGTAATTTGATTTTGTCAATTATAGGTTATAGCTGCATCTGCATCATCTTTGAATAACAGATCACAAGTTGAGCTTTTCAATTCTGCAACattaatctttttattatttccttAAATAGTTGATTTAGTTTGTgcttttattttcaatattttttgtttctcgaattttgtgaaaaaaaaattttcatgtttttacagatttttctttttcttttacataatcataaaaataaaaaagagaaaatatgtaAGGGATGAAATCGAAGAAAACTGGCAAGTATTTCAATACTCACACCCGCCTCGAAGATTAACTATTTGTCCTATTATttgcaaatattttatttatggaaAAGTAGGATGAACCAATAGAATATttatataatgtgtacaatggaggtttaaagAGTATTAGAgttataaccattagtgttaccttttcccATTAGCTGAAACTTTTGGGATGGGTGGTATTATGACATGGTATTGGAGTTTTAGATCCGAAAGGTGatggttattctaaatagtatGGCGATGTTcgttttgtaactcaatagcccattgtacacattgtacaaatagtccattgtctctcTAACGAGACTCTTTATTTATTGTCTTAAATTTATACCACGATCTTTATCATTTCTGAATATAAACCAGACGCACTCTAATTTTAGACGGGAAATCAGcttttttaatttagtataacATGTGCAAAACATGTTAACTTGTTATTATCTCTACTAACTCAAATTGAAAATCCCCAAGACAGATCAATGATCTgttctttattaattaattagctaGAATAATGATAATATGGTCCAATTTAGCATGTTCACTCTTCATATATTATTAAGTAAGTAGAAATCAGTATCTGGTAAATATTTGATGAGTTGATTTCGAGGTCAACTTGTTACATATCTTGATGTGCAGTGCAGATAAGATCTCCTGTAACACATAGTTTATGTCTTacttatcttcatcttcttcaaattTCAAATACCACAGCAATGCAAGTTGAAATAACAAAAGTTGCCTTATTAACTTGGTAATCTCTGTATAAGTATTAGAAGTGGTAAGCGGACCAAAATTTGTTAGATCGGCTCGCATAATCTGCTAAAAAAAGTGGGTttgattgaaaatttaaaatcgttaaatgtaaaaaatttatCTAACTTGCACTGCTTAATTCATGGGTTTTGGCGGGACGGGACGAGGCGGGCTTTTTTAGTGGGCCAAACGTTTTTTTTGTCAGAatcatttttttacaaatttttatgattttattaatctacagaaagataaagatgataattgaaaatattttaaattatattttggattatgttttatgtttgattgattataaatttaaaaaagtttaattatatgttttggataatatttgttttgctttgaacaatgttaattttattattttgttttaaaagactTAGtgactttataattataaagactttaatgttagtgaatttaaaaattataacttttttatatatttaaaaattttaaatttattgaaataattgtaaaattatataaattgtttaatatttaataatttaaaaaaaaatttatcagacTTGACTTGTCAGTTTACCATtaaacaaaacagaaaaaaaatttaaaaccgtCTCACTAGATAAAACAAGACAAATTAATCCACTAAATAACGAACTTTTGACGAAATTCAAGTTGGCATCCCTATTAAACATGTTGTTTATTATGGTACCATATTTTAATTAGATACCCGAAGGATATAATTAGAATATTGCTCACAGAAACAATCATTATTATTAGTTCcaccatatttttattatttgtttcagATCACACACTAACAGGAGATTGTGCTCCGTGCATGCATCTAGGGGTTATGAAATTCAAACCGGCCGATACAAATCAAATTGTTTATTCACTTAAAACCTATTAGAATTACAttaatttagatttaattatattttatttttaacaaattatataaattaattaaaatttaaaattttttcactAAGTTTATTTAATTCAATCCAAACagctattatttattattaaattaatattttatttataatatatttaatttattatatatttttattttatttatgtattattataattcaatcgtgttatctataaaaaaaattaattattcttataaaatatatattaaacaatatatatatttatatataaatacataattattaatttaatgacTATTTTTTGTAATCACAAAAAAATGACTCTTTTTTTGTACacattattctttattatttaataaacacTTTGtgaatataacatttttatttttaaaataaaaccttTAAATAGATTGATCTAATTTAAATTGTAACAAATTGATTTAATAATAAAGCTATGTGGTTAAGTAATTTTGCGCATTTATTCTTCAACAGCATCGTGTTCTCTtacttgatttcttttttttttcttcttttttctcttcatcCTCcttaataatcaattaatcatcatcattgttgttgtcttcttcatcttcttctcttatatatatattcataaaaataaagtacataaattttgattcacatcacaacaaaaattttgatgcacAACACAAAAATTTTAGTGCATAacacaaaatttcaaaaaatcacatgttttgaaaaaaattttggtgccCAACAAAATACACACAACACATAAAATTTGGTgcacattaaaaaaattttggtacacagcacaaaaaatttaaaaaattatatgtcCAAAATATTAACATCTATTCAACAAAATatatacaacataaaaaattttaaaaaatcataattgACTTATTCAACTGACAAAATATATTTGTAgtaaaaattatgtatttttgtataaatttttgtactatgaataaaattttttatattatatcaataaatttatgttatgtgtaaaaatttatatgttttttaataaaaatttatgtt
This window contains:
- the LOC112756456 gene encoding histidine-containing phosphotransfer protein 1, with product MDVVTQMQRQLIQYTSSLFQEGFLDDQFNQLQQLQDESNPEFVVEVVTLFFEDAERLLNELSKSLQVEQESIDFRRVDAHVHQLKGSSSSIGAQRVQRVCIAFRNFCEQQNVEGCLKSLQEIKQEYSLVKTKLETLFKMEKQLFAARGSISR